One window from the genome of Mauremys mutica isolate MM-2020 ecotype Southern chromosome 4, ASM2049712v1, whole genome shotgun sequence encodes:
- the TRAF3IP3 gene encoding TRAF3-interacting JNK-activating modulator isoform X2, which produces MISQTETSPRRCRRLSESYDEKCERWQRTRESLWRRNNVTTCRHVRQCRKKEAEEQSQSPRQKEFLKRRNLATEEEKKQVRFPTGTPASPGLECATGTPKEASSWMDLRSPTSLQNNSSSMIHHKHPQHSLNDPRTQNNWHSCGISSQNILPKDISKLSRGTQTLTESSAIKKNSSQQTDCGIAVLDKEIIQLSNYLKEALHRELLLKQKMVILQELLSTLLQASEKSWKGQLNEDKLKGKLRALENQLHTCAQNYSKDSVKRILMEMEDQKQTYEQKAREALQKLLEEKLQAEQQLQNTQRTLAVTEDDCALWKEHYDTLKTEWSETATNHTELENKLYVLQNQLQWADTQNDQLHQALRNLESEREDLYSRIEALQADNQLRMEHVSAMEGKLQNEQKQKLALEVTITRLHNELQNQSKEKAAQEEVVVRKDQVLTMQIQPPSPVREKQDALLKHPGDEGEENLKDQVQKRTAQLIAKEKECADLRSELEALSDEYRSCMTKLRQCRDELNQFQSKQSKRQCGHWIPLLMVVIAAAMAAFLANFVP; this is translated from the exons ATGATCAGTCAAACTGAGACGTCCCCGCGTCGGTGCAGGCGTCTGAGTGAGAGTTACGACGAGAAGTGTGAGCGCTGGCAACGGACCCGTGAGAGCTTGTGGAGGAGAAACAATGTCACCACATGTCGCCATGTGAGGCAATGTCGGAAAAAGGAGGCAGAGGAGCAGTCCCAGAGCCCCCGCCAGAAAGAGTTCCTGAAGAGAAGGAACTTAGCCAccgaagaagaaaagaaacaagtgAGGTTTCCTACTGGGACACCGGCATCTCCGGGACTAGAGTGTGCAACAGGCACCCCCAAGGAAGCATCCTCCTGGATGGATTTGAGGTCACCCACATCCCTCCAG aacaACAGCTCCTCCATGATCCATCACAAACATCCCCAGCACAGTCTCAATGATCCTCGCACGCAGAACAACTGGCACTCCTGTGGCATTTCATCACAAAACATCCTCCCCAAAGACATCTCCAAGCTTAGCCGAG GCACTCAAACATTAACAGAATCTAgcgcaataaagaaaaattcaagcCAACAAACAGA ctgTGGAATAGCAGTGCTAGATAAG GAAATCATTCAACTTTCTAACTACCTCAAG GAGGCGTTACATcgagagctgctgctgaagcagaAGATGGTGATTTTACAGGAGCTTTTATCCACATTGCTGCAAGCATCAGAAAAATCTTGGAAG GGTCAGCTGAATGAAGACAAATTAAAGGGTAAACTGAGGGCCCTTGAAAATCAGCTTCACACCTGTGCCCAG AATTACTCAAAGGACAGTGTGAAGAGAATcctgatggagatggaggaccaAAAGCAGACCTACGAGCAGAAAGCAAGAGAAGCTCTGCAGAAGCTGCTGGAGGAGAAACTCCAAGCAGAACAGCAGCTACAGAATACTCAG AGGACCCTGGCAGTCACAGAAGACGACTGTGCTCTCTGGAAAGAACACTATGACACATTAAAAACAGAGTGGAGTGAGACAGCCACTAATCACACTGAACTGGAGAACAAGCTCTATGTTTTGCAGAACCAACTGCAA TGGGCAGACACCCAGAATGATCAGCTCCACCAGGCCCTGCGTAACTTGGAGAGTGAGCGTGAAGATCTCTATTCGAGAATCGAGGCTCTACAAGCAGACAACCAGCTCAGAATGGAGCACGTCAGTGCAATGGAAG GTAAATTGCAAAATGAACAAAAGCAAAAGCTGGCGCTGGAGGTGACAATCACTCGTTTGCACA ACGAGTTACAGAACCAGTCCAAGGAGAAGGCGGCTCAGGAAGAGGTGGTAGTAAGAAAAG ATCAGGTTTTAACTATGCAGATCCAACCCCCCAGTCCAGTCAGAGAAAAACAAGATGCTTTGTTAAAGCATCCTGGCGACGAGGGAGAGGAAAATCTGAAGGACCAGGTGCAGAAGAGGACAGCCCAACTCATTGCAAAGGAAAAGGAG TGCGCAGATCTCCGCTCTGAGCTGGAGGCCCTGAGCGACGAGTACCGCTCCTGCATGACCAAGTTACGTCAGTGCCGAGACGAGCTCAATCAGTTCCAGAGTAAACAGTCCAAA AGACAATGTGGCCACTGGATCCCTCTCCTAATGGTGGTGATAGCAGCAGCCATGGCGGCTTTCTTAGCCAATTTTGTACCATGA
- the TRAF3IP3 gene encoding TRAF3-interacting JNK-activating modulator isoform X1 produces the protein MISQTETSPRRCRRLSESYDEKCERWQRTRESLWRRNNVTTCRHVRQCRKKEAEEQSQSPRQKEFLKRRNLATEEEKKQVRFPTGTPASPGLECATGTPKEASSWMDLRSPTSLQNNSSSMIHHKHPQHSLNDPRTQNNWHSCGISSQNILPKDISKLSRGTQTLTESSAIKKNSSQQTDCGIAVLDKEIIQLSNYLKEALHRELLLKQKMVILQELLSTLLQASEKSWKGQLNEDKLKGKLRALENQLHTCAQNYSKDSVKRILMEMEDQKQTYEQKAREALQKLLEEKLQAEQQLQNTQRTLAVTEDDCALWKEHYDTLKTEWSETATNHTELENKLYVLQNQLQWADTQNDQLHQALRNLESEREDLYSRIEALQADNQLRMEHVSAMEGKLQNEQKQKLALEVTITRLHNELQNQSKEKAAQEEVVVRKDQVLTMQIQPPSPVREKQDALLKHPGDEGEENLKDQVQKRTAQLIAKEKECADLRSELEALSDEYRSCMTKLRQCRDELNQFQSKQSKVGVHFYCVQLPTANILSSLIPLQAPRWGWAWGKFVSQLCSTQFLMLHASLDCLGPLQ, from the exons ATGATCAGTCAAACTGAGACGTCCCCGCGTCGGTGCAGGCGTCTGAGTGAGAGTTACGACGAGAAGTGTGAGCGCTGGCAACGGACCCGTGAGAGCTTGTGGAGGAGAAACAATGTCACCACATGTCGCCATGTGAGGCAATGTCGGAAAAAGGAGGCAGAGGAGCAGTCCCAGAGCCCCCGCCAGAAAGAGTTCCTGAAGAGAAGGAACTTAGCCAccgaagaagaaaagaaacaagtgAGGTTTCCTACTGGGACACCGGCATCTCCGGGACTAGAGTGTGCAACAGGCACCCCCAAGGAAGCATCCTCCTGGATGGATTTGAGGTCACCCACATCCCTCCAG aacaACAGCTCCTCCATGATCCATCACAAACATCCCCAGCACAGTCTCAATGATCCTCGCACGCAGAACAACTGGCACTCCTGTGGCATTTCATCACAAAACATCCTCCCCAAAGACATCTCCAAGCTTAGCCGAG GCACTCAAACATTAACAGAATCTAgcgcaataaagaaaaattcaagcCAACAAACAGA ctgTGGAATAGCAGTGCTAGATAAG GAAATCATTCAACTTTCTAACTACCTCAAG GAGGCGTTACATcgagagctgctgctgaagcagaAGATGGTGATTTTACAGGAGCTTTTATCCACATTGCTGCAAGCATCAGAAAAATCTTGGAAG GGTCAGCTGAATGAAGACAAATTAAAGGGTAAACTGAGGGCCCTTGAAAATCAGCTTCACACCTGTGCCCAG AATTACTCAAAGGACAGTGTGAAGAGAATcctgatggagatggaggaccaAAAGCAGACCTACGAGCAGAAAGCAAGAGAAGCTCTGCAGAAGCTGCTGGAGGAGAAACTCCAAGCAGAACAGCAGCTACAGAATACTCAG AGGACCCTGGCAGTCACAGAAGACGACTGTGCTCTCTGGAAAGAACACTATGACACATTAAAAACAGAGTGGAGTGAGACAGCCACTAATCACACTGAACTGGAGAACAAGCTCTATGTTTTGCAGAACCAACTGCAA TGGGCAGACACCCAGAATGATCAGCTCCACCAGGCCCTGCGTAACTTGGAGAGTGAGCGTGAAGATCTCTATTCGAGAATCGAGGCTCTACAAGCAGACAACCAGCTCAGAATGGAGCACGTCAGTGCAATGGAAG GTAAATTGCAAAATGAACAAAAGCAAAAGCTGGCGCTGGAGGTGACAATCACTCGTTTGCACA ACGAGTTACAGAACCAGTCCAAGGAGAAGGCGGCTCAGGAAGAGGTGGTAGTAAGAAAAG ATCAGGTTTTAACTATGCAGATCCAACCCCCCAGTCCAGTCAGAGAAAAACAAGATGCTTTGTTAAAGCATCCTGGCGACGAGGGAGAGGAAAATCTGAAGGACCAGGTGCAGAAGAGGACAGCCCAACTCATTGCAAAGGAAAAGGAG TGCGCAGATCTCCGCTCTGAGCTGGAGGCCCTGAGCGACGAGTACCGCTCCTGCATGACCAAGTTACGTCAGTGCCGAGACGAGCTCAATCAGTTCCAGAGTAAACAGTCCAAAGTAGGAGTTCACTTTTACTGTGTCCAGTTACCTACTGCAAACATCCTGAGCAGTTTGATACCTTTGCAGGCGCCACGCTGGGGCTGGGCTTGGGGGAAATTTGTTTCTCAGCTCTGTTCTACTCAGTTTCTTATGCTGCATGCATCACTGGACTGTCTGGGCCCCCTCCAGTAg